TCGCCGCGGCGCTGCTCCGGTTGACGTAGGAAAGGGCGACGAAGAGGACGATGCCGAGGGCAACGATGCCCTTGCGCGGCTTTTCGCCGCCGAAACGGCGGAAGCGGAGAATGCCTTCCAGCAGAAGGAGCATCGCCGAAAGGGAGGCGGCCATGTTGAAAAACATGCTGTAGTCCCCCAGGAGCGAGTAGAGGGGGAAGAGCCCTCCTCCGACGAGCCCCGCCAGGGCCCAGCAGCCGGGACCTCTCTCGGAACGGTTGAGGCTCCAGAGGAGAATCATGGCGAAACCGGAGAGGGCGGCGACGAGGCTCATCACCAGCTGAAGGAGGACGAGATCAGGGGTCACGACGAAAACCTCCCGACAGATTCGGAAGAAGTCCCGGCTCCCGGGCAGCCGGAGGAAGAGAAAGCGAGAGGCGGGGCAACCCCGCGGCGGCGGGCTTGGCCGGGAGAGAGCCCCGAACCTCTTCCCTTCAGGGACAGAAAGGCGGCTCGGGTCCTTTCTCGGCTTTTCGCGCCCTTCGCCTGGAGCGGAAGAACCCGCTCAGGAGCCCGGCGGCCTCCTGAGCCATCAGCCCCCTGCGACAGGCGACCCGGACGGGGAAGCGCCCGTCGGCCAGGAGGTCGTAGAGAGTCCCGCAGCAGCCGGCGCGGGAATCGGAGGCGCCGAAGACGAGGTGACCGAGACGGCACTGGAGGATGGCCCCGGCACACATGGGACAGGGCTCGAGGGTGACGTAGAGCGTGCAGTCCGAGAGGCGCCACCGCCCCAGAGTGCGGGCGGCCTGGGCGAGGGCGATCATTTCGGCGTGGGCCAAGGGATCGCCCCGGGCCTCGCGGCCGTTGTGCCCCCGCCCGACGACCTGGCCGGCGGATACGACAAGGGCCCCGACGGGGACATCGCCCGTCTCGAGAGCCAGGCGAGCCTCGGCGAGGGCCAGATTCATAAAATCCCTGTCGGCCTCGGAAAAAACGCTTAGGGGAGTCACGGCCTCAGATCTGAGAGATGTTCATTCCCGAGAAGATCTCCTGCATCTCTTTTTTGATGCGGTTGCGGATCTTCTTTCTCTCTCCGGGCAGGAGCATCTGCTCCGTCGTGTCGAAGAGGTAATTGTCGAGATCGAACTCGCGGAGGATCATTTTGGTATGGAAGAGGTTCTCCTGATAGACGTTGACGTCGATCATCTGGTAGAGGTCGCGCATTTCGGCGGCGATGTAGTTCTGGATCGAGTTGATCTCGTGATCGATGAAGATCTTGCGGCCGCTCACGTCGCGCGTGAAGCCCCTGACGCGGTAGTCGACGATGGCGATGTCGGGGTTGAAGGCATGGAGGAGGTAGTTGAGGGCCTTCAGGGGCGATATCTTGCCGCAGGTCGAGACGTCGAGATCGACGCGGAAGGTGCTGATCCCCTGGTCGGGATGAATTTCCGGGTAAGTATGGACGGTGATGTGGCTTTTGTCGAGGTGGGCCGCCACGCTGTCGGGCAGGGGCCCCGGCACCTCCTTGCCGGAACAGTCGCGGCTGCCGCAGCCCAGAGGCTCCTCGGAGATGAGCATGGTCACGCTGGCTCCCTGGGGCTCGTAGTCCTGTTTGGCGACGTTGAGGATGTTGGCGCCGATGATGTTGGAGACGTCCGTCAAGATCCGCGTCAGACGGTCGGCGTTGTATTCCTCGTCGACATAGTCGATGTAGGCCTGACTCTCGTCGCGCGTCCGTGCGTAGCAGATGTCGTACATGTTGAAACTCAGGGTTTTGGTGAGGTTGTTGAAGCCGTAGAGCTTGAGCTTGTCAATGGGCCGGATTTCCATCCCCCGATCACCCCCACTTTCCGAAAGGAAGATCGTGAGCCCGGCTTGCCGGTCTCGAACGTTCATTTTACAGCAGCGCCGAAAAATTGCCTATAGTTCTTCTGAACGGGAAAAGGACACCGGAGGATCGGAAGGGGCTGACTGAGGGAATTGATCGGGTATAAAATAGTCGGGATCGCTCCCTGTCATAAGGAGGTGCCTCTTGAAGAAGACCAACGCCGCCCGAGTCCTGGACCGGATGAAGATCGCCTACGAGTTGGGCGAATACGCCTTCGACGAAGAGCATCTCGGCGCCGAACACGTGGCGGCCGAGATCGGCCTTCCCCTCGACCAGGTCTTCAAGACCCTCGTCGCCCGCGGCGACGGCCGGGAAGTCGTCATGGCCTGCGTCCCCGGGTCGGGCGATCTGGATCTGAAGGCCCTCGCCGCCCTCGCGGGCTTCAAGAAGGTCGAGATGGTCCCCCTCAAGGAAGTCCAGCCCCTGACGGGTTACATCCGGGGAGGCGTCTCTCCCCTGGCGCCGAAGAAGGCCTACCGACTTTTCATCGACGCCTCGGCCCTCTCCTTCCCCTTCATCTCCGTCAGCGCCGGCCAGAGAGGCCTCCAGATCAAGGTGGCCCCCGGTGATCTCGTCGCCGCCACGGGAGCCCTGGTGGGCTCTCTCGTCAAAGACCGATAAGGTCCGATCCGAAAAGGAGGTTTTGCCATGTCTTTCGATCCCGTCCTCGCGCGCAGGAGCATCCGCCGCTACAAGGCCGATCCCGTCCCGGCCGAGAAGGTGACGCTCCTTCTCAAGGCCGCCATGAGCGCCCCCTCGGCCCACAACCAGCAGCCCTGGGAATTTATCGTCATCGACGACCGGAAACATCTCGACGCCATCCCCGGCGTCCACCCCTATTCGAAGATGCTCCTCGAGGCGCCTATGGCCATCCTCGTCTGCTCCCGCCAGGAGACCCTGACGGCCTCCGACTTCTGGCCCCAGGACTGCGCCGCCGCCACGGAGAACATCCTCGTCGAGGCGACGGCCCTGGATCTGTCCACGGTCTGGATGGGCATCTACCCCAAGGAGCCTCTCATGAAGGCCATGACGGAGATGTTCCGTCTTCCCGAGAACATCATCCCCTTTTCCCTCATCGCCGTCGGTTACGGCGCCGAGGAGAAAAAGCCCTCGAACCGCTACGACGAGGCCCGGATTCACCGCAACGGCTGGTAGGCCCTTCGCGACACAGGAAAGATCCCCGGGGCCTCCCGGGGATCTTTTGACATTTCGGCGCCAATGGGGCTACCATGACTCGTCCCCGCCTGGGGAATTGACACCCACAGCCCGGTCCGCCCTCGAGGGCGGACCCCGAAAGGTGACGCCATGATACGCATCACGAAAGGTCAACTGCGTTTCGGCGAGAGAGTTCTTTTCCGAGACCTCTCCCTCGCCGTTCCCGACGGAGGACGACTGGGGCTCGTGGGCCGCAACGGAGCGGGAAAGACGACGCTCCTCCGCGTCCTGGCCGGAGAGACCTCCCTCGACGAGGGCACCGTCGAGACGCCCCCCCGAGAGCAGATGGGCTACCTCGCCCAGGACCTGGCCGAACTGGGACCGGCGGACGTCGTCGATTTCCTCAAGGCCCGGGCCTCCCTGGCCCCCCTGGAGGGCGAGCTGCGCCGCCTCGAGGCCCTCATCGCCGAAAACGCCTCCGATGCCTCCCTACTGTCCCGCTATGACCGAGTCAACGCCAAGATCGCCGCTCTCGACGGTTTTTCCTTCGAGGCCCGAGCCGCCAAGGTCCTTGCCGGCCTGGGCTTTCCCCCGGGGTCCCTCCGCCGCTCCTGCGACGCCTTTTCCGGCGGATGGAAGATGCGCCTCATGCTGGCGGCCCTTCTTTTGGCGGCGCCGAAAACGATGCTCCTCGACGAACCGACGAACCATCTCGACACGGAAAGCCTCGAATGGCTCGAGGGCTATCTTCGCGACTACAGGGGGACGCTCGTCGTCATCTCCCACGACAGGCGTTTTCTCGACAAGATGACCTTCGAGACGGCGGAACTGGCTCTCGGCCGGATCACCCTCTACAAGGGGAACTTCTCCTACTACCTCGAAGAGAGCGTCAAGAGAAAGGAGGCCCTCGAGAAGGAGGCGCAGCGTCAGGACGCCGAGATCAAGAGGACGGAGCAGTTCATCGAGCGCTTCCGCTACAAGGCCACGAAGGCCACCCAGGTCCAGAGCCGCATCAAACAGCTCGAGAAGATCGAACGCATTGAGATCGAGGCCGACGAGACGACGGCGACGCTCCGGTTTCCTCCCTGTCCCAGGAGCGGCCACGACGTCGTCGCCGTCGAGGGGGCAGCCCGACGCTACGGCGACCTCGAGGTCTTCCGCGACGCCTCCTTCACCCTCCACCGGGGAGAGAAGGTGGCCCTCGTCGGCGTCAACGGCGCCGGGAAGTCGACCCTTTCCCGCCTTCTGGCCTTTCAGGAAGAGCCTTCCGCAGGAACGATCGTCAAGGGACACAACGTCCTTCCGGCCTTCTTCTCCCAGGAGAGCAGCCGCAACCTGGACTACGGCAACACGGTCTGGCAGGAGGTGACGGCCACGGGCTCTCTTCTCTCCGAAGTGCAGAGGCGGAGCCTCTTAGGGGCCTTCCTCTTCTCCGGGGAGGACATCCACAAGCCCGTCTCCGTCCTCTCCGGAGGGGAGAAGTCGCGCCTGGGCCTTCTCAAGATCCTCCTGAGTCCCTCCAACTTCCTCGTCCTCGACGAGCCGACGAACCACCTCGACATGGCCACGAAGGAGCTCTTCCAGCAGGCCCTTCTCGGCTACGACGGAACCCTCGTCATCGTCTCCCACGACCGCCATTTCCTCGACGATCTGGCGGCCCGCGTCATCGAGATCCGCCAGGGACGAGTCTACGACTACCACGGCAACTACTCCTATTTCATCGAGCGGCGAGCGCGTCTCCTCGAGCTGGAGACTCCCGGGGCGACGGCCGAGGGGGAAGCGCCACCCTCGACGGAAAAGGAACGCAAGCGCGACGAGGCCCGGCGGCGCAACGAAATCTACAGGAGACGGCAGGAGATTCTCGTCGACCTGGGCCCCCTCGAGGCACGCATCGAGACCCTGGAAAAGAGGAAGAGAGAGATAGAAGGGTCCCTCTGCGACCCCCAGGTTCTGGCCGATTCGGAGAGGGTCCGGGCCCTCATGATCGCCCTCGACGAGACGAAAGGGGAAATAGAGAGCCGCCTTCCCCTCTGGGAAGAGCTCATGGAGCGCCTCGAGGCCGTCGAAACCCGACCGGTCTGACAGCGCCGAAAGGAGAGATCGTTCATGGCTGCCCCTCTCAAGGGACGAGGACGCTTCCGCCAGGCCGACAGGGAGGCTCTCTACGCCCTCGCTCTCGCTTTGCTCAACTTTCTCTGGTGGTACGCCACGGCCTACGGCCTCGGCTCGGGCCCCGTCGAGACCTACCGCTACATCGCCGGTTTCCCGGCCTGGTTCTTTCTCAGCGCCATCGTCGGCTTTCTTCTTTTCTCCTTCCTCGCCGCGGCCATGGTGAAGCTCCTCTTCCGCGACATGCCCCTCGACGACGAGGCCCGGCGATGAGAGGCGACGCGTCCATTCTCGTCCCCGTCGTCCTCTACCTGGCCCTCATGTACGGCCTGGCCCTCTGGACGAACCGGAGGCTGTCGAGGGCCGACAATTTTCTCGAAGAGTATTTCATCGGAGGCCGCACCATGGGCGGCCTCGTCCTGGCCATGACCCTCGTCGCCACCTACACCAGCGCCAGCAGTTTCATCGGCGGCCCCGGCGTGGCCTACACCATGGGCCTCGGCTGGGTCCTCCTGGCCATGATCCAGCTTCCCACGGCCTGGCTCACTTTGGGCGTCCTGGGCAAGCGCTTCGCCATCATCGGCCGCCGCATCGGCGCCGTCAACGTCAACGACTTTCTTTGGGCCCGCTACCGCAGCAGGGCCGTCGTCTTCTGCGGCTCCCTCTCCCTCGTCCTCTTTTTCGTCGCCGCCATGGTGGCCCAGTTCATCGGGGGAGCCCGCCTCTTCGAGAGCCTGACGGGCCTCGACTACCGTCTGGGGCTCGCCCTCTTCGCCCTCTCCGTCGTCCTCTACACCACGGTGGGCGGCTTCCGCGCCGTGGCCCTCACCGACACGGTTCAGGGCTTCGTCATGATCGTCGGCACCGTGGCCATCCTCTGGGGAACGATCCGGGCCGGAGGCGGCCTGACCCCCATCATGGAGACCCTCCGCCAGACCGACCCGGCCCTCCTGACGCCCTTCGGCCCCAAGGACTTCATCTCCAGGCCCTTCATCCTCTCCTTCTGGGTCCTGGTCTGCTTCGCCGTCATCGGCCTGCCCCACACGGCCGTGCGGTGCATGGGCTACAGGGACAGTCGATCCATGCACCGGGCCATCCTCATCGGCACCTTCGTCATGGGCTTTCTCATGCTGGGCATGCACCTGTGCGGCGTCTTCGGCCGCGCCGTCCTCCCCGGACTCCCCTCGGGGGACAGCATCATGCCCGAAATCACCCTTCGCGTCCTGCCCCCTCTCTGGGCCGGCCTTTTCCTTGCCGGCCCCCTGGCGGCCATCATGTCCACCGTCGACTCCCAGCTGCTCCTGGCCTCGGCCACTCTCGTCAAAGACCTTTTCGTCCGCTACGGCGCCCCGGGAGAGCCTCGCTCCATCCCGGCGGAAAAGACGCTCCGCCGGGCCGGTTTCGCCACGACGGCCCTTCTGGGACTCATCGTCTTCGGTGCGGCCCTCAGGCCGCCCTCGCTCATCGTCTGGATCAACCTCTTCGCCTTCGGCGGACTGGAGGCGGCCTTCCTCTGGCCCCTCGTCCTGGGGCTCTACTGGCGAAGGGCCAACGGAGCGGGAGCGTTGGCCTCGATGATAACGGGCGTGGCGACCTTCTTTCTCCTCTCCATCTACGTCAAACGCTTTCTGGGCATGAACGTCATCGTCCCCACCCTCGCCATCGCCCTCGTCGTCTTCGTCGCCGTCAGCCTCGCCACGAGAGCTCCCGACGAGGCGACGCTGGCCCCCTTCTGGGAAGACTGAGGCTCCTGCGGATGTCTCCGAAGCCCCTTCTTCGTGCCGCCTCGGACCTGCCTGCCCTTCGCCGCCCCCTTCCCCTGTGAGAGAAAGCCCCTGACCGGATGCGGTCAGGGGCTTTCGTCATCGCCTCGAGGCCGCCCGAAAAAGAACGTCGGCGCCGGGTCGGAGGCTACTCGCGCTCCTCCCTGTGAAAGGGAAGTCCCAAGGCGGCAGGAGCGCCGAGAAGAATGCCCTTTCCCTTCTTGATGGAGATTCCCGTGAGGACAACGATCGTCAGCACATAGGGAAGCATGAGCAGAAGCGGCGCCGGGATGCTCGTCCCCCCGGCCTGGACACGGAGCTGAAGGGCGCCCACGCCGCCGAAGAGGTAGGCGCCCAACGTCGATCTCAGCGGATGCCAGATGCCGAAGATGACGAGGGCGACGGCGATCCACCCCCGGCCCGACGTCATCTGCTCGACCCACATGTGGCTGTTGACGACGGAAAGATAGGCCCCTCCCAGGGCGGCCAGCCCTCCGCCGCAGAGCGTCGCGGCCCAACGGACGGCAGGGACGGAAAGGCCCGCCGCCGTGGCCGCCGCCGGGCTCTCCCCCACGGCGCGGAGATGGAGGCCCGGCCGGGTGTGAAAGAGAAAGAACCAGAGAAAGGCGACGAGAAAGAAAGACAGATAGACCATGGCGTCCTGGCAGAAGAGAACGGGCCCCAGGAGGGGGACACGGGAGAGAAGGGGCAGGGGAAAGGCCGAGAGACCTTCGATGGTCTCGCCCACAAGGCCTCGCCCGACGAGAGAGCTCGCTCCCGTGCCGAAGAGGGTCAGGGCCAGGCCGCAGACGACCTGATTGGCCCCCAACGTGACGCAGAGAAAGGCGTGGACGGCGCAGAGCAGGGCGCCGACGGCGAAGGCCGCAACCAGCCCCGCCCAGGGGGAACCGCCGTGGTAGGTGACGGAAAAACCCGTCAGGGCACCGACGAGCATGACCCCTTCCATGCCCAGGTTCATGACGCCCGATTTTTCCGTGACGATCTCGCCCAGAGTGGCGTAGAGAATGGGCGTGCCGCTTCGGACGGCGGCGGCGAGAATGGGGACGATAAGCTCCATCAGACGTCACTCTCCCCTCGGTGGAACCGAAGACGGTAGTGGCGGAAGAACTCGCCGCCGAGGACGCAAAAGAGAATCAGCCCCTGAAGGACCTGGACGCTCGACAGAGGCAGGCGCATGACGACCTGAAGCGTGTCGCCTCCGACGAGAAGGGCCCCCATGAAGAAGGAGACGACGAGGATGGCGAAGGGATTGAGACGGGCCAGCCAGGCGACGATGATGGCCGTGAAGCCGTAGCCGACGGAAAATCCCGGCTGGAGACGCCCCTGAAGGCCTGCCACTTCGCCCATTCCGGCCAGTCCGGCGATGGCGCCGGAGAGGAAAAGGACGGCGACGATGTGGCGCGACGTGGCCATTCCGGCATAGGCCGCGGCCCGGGCGTTCTGGCCGATGACGCGGATCTCGTAGCCCCATCGCGTCCAGCGGAGGACGATATGAAGGGCCAGGGCCGCCAGCAGGGCCAGAAAGAGTCCGCCGTGGACGCGGGTACCGAAAAACTGCGGCAGGCGAGCCGCCCCGTGAAAGGCCTTCGTCAGGGGAAAGCCCAGGCTGGCAGGATCGCGCCAGGGTCCGTAGACGAAGTACTCCAGCCCCAGAATGGCGATGTAGTTCATCATGAGGGTCGTGATGATCTCGTTGACGGACCACTTGGCCTTGAGCCAGCCGGCGAAGGCCCCCCAGAGGCCGCCCGCCAGGGCCGCCATGACCATCATCGTGCCGAGCATGAGAGGCGCCTGTTCCGAGGGGAAGCAGCGGACGGCCGCCGTAGCGGCCAGGGCTCCCGCCACGAGCTGTCCCTCGGCGCCGATGTTCCAGACGAGCATGGTGAAGGCCAGGGCGACGGCGAGGCTGCAAAGGGCTATGGGAATGGCCTTGACGACGGTCTCGCTGAGGCCGTAGCCGTCGGCCAGGGAGCCTCGGATCATGGCCCCGTAGGCCTCAAGGGGCGAGACGCCCATGGGTACGAGAAGCAGCGCCCCGGCGGAAAAGGCCAGGGCAAGGGCGATGAGGGGAAGGCCCCACTCCATCCACCGGGGGCTTTCAAAGCGCTTTTCGATCTTCACCGTCACAGGCCTCCTCCTTCAGCGATTCCAGCGGCCTGCCGGCCATCATGAGTCCCAGCATCTCCTCCGTCGCCTTCCGGGGATCGTCGAGAAGGCCCATGAGACGTCCCTTGTGGATGACGGCCAGCCTGTCGCTGAGAGCCAGAAGCTCCTCCAGATCCTCGGAGACGAGGAAGACGGCGGCCCCCTTCGATCGGGCATCGAGGAGACGTTCGCGGACGAAGGCCGTGGCCCCCACGTCGAGTCCCCAGGTGGGCTGCATGGCCACGACGACCTGAGGCTCCCCGTCGAGCTCGCGGGCCAGCATGAGCTTCTGCAGATTGCCTCCGGAGAGCATGCGAACGGGGATGCCCAGAGAGGGAGAGACGACGTCGAAACGCTCGGCGACCCGTCCCGTCTGGCCCGCCAGGGCCTCCCATGCCAGGAAGGGCCCCTTGCCGTATGCCCTGCGCCAGTAGTGACGCAGGGCATAGTTCTCGCGGAGGTTCATCGTCGGCACCAGTCCCGTCCCCCGCCTGTCGGCGGGGATGTAACGGATACCGGAGACGAGGGAATCGCGGACCGAGGCTCCCGTCATGTCCCTTTCACCGAAAAAGAGCGAACCTCCGGTGAGAGGGCGAAGCCCCACGAGGGCCTCGCAGAGTTCCGTCTGACCGTTGCCGTCGACGCCGGCCAGGCCCAGGATCTCGCCGCGTCGAAGGGAGAGGGAGAGGTCGTGAAGGACGGGGAGATCCTTGTCGCCTCTGGCGCAGATCCCCTCCGCCCTGAGGAGGACCTCGCCGGACGTCACGTTCCGCTTGTTCACGGCGGAAGGGACGGGACTGCCGATCATCATCTCGGCCAGTTCCTCGGGACCGACGCCGGAGGCACTGACGGTGCCGATCTTTCTCCCCCTGCGGAGAATGGTGACCCTGTCGGCGATCTCGGCCACCTCGTCGAGCTTGTGGGAGATGAAGACGATGCCGTGGCCCTCGGCCTTCATCCGCGTCAGCGTCTCGAAGAGGCGACGGGCCTCCTGAGGCGTGAGAACGGCCGTCGGCTCGTCGAGGATGAGGACCTTGGCCTCACGGTAGAGCATGCGCAGGATGGCCACACGCTGCTGTTCGCCGATGGAGAGCTGCCAGACGGGCCGCTCGGGATCGACATGAAGACCGTAACGGTCGGCCAGTTCGGCGATGCGCCGACATATGGCTCTTTTGCCGAGGACGAAGTCGAGTCCCTCCTGGCCCAGAATCATGTTCTCCCAGACCGTCTGAACGGGGATGAGCATGAAGTGCTGATGAACCATCCCGATGCCGGCGGCGATGGCGTCGCCGGGCGACCGGAAACGGACCTCCCTGCCGGAGACAAAGAGCTTTCCCCCGTCGGGACGATAAAGACCGCAGAGCACGTTCATCAGGGTGCTCTTTCCCGCTCCGTTCTCACCGAGCAGGGCGTGGACCTCGCCGGGGCGAACGTCGAAGTCGACGCCGTCGTTGGCCGCCGTTCCCAGAAAGACCTTCGTTATTCCCCGCAGATCGACAAGGGGAGAAGGGGCTGTCATGAGCGCACCATCCTCTCGCCAGGCCTTTTCACAGGCCCTGACGGAATCCATTCTATCGGAAAGAACCGCGAGCCCAAAGAGAAGAAAGAAGCTCCATGATCCCCTCACCCTGCGGCGTCGGAGACGCAGAGGGAAATTCAACGGAATCGGTCCGGCTTTTCCGCGATGTCCCGAAGGCAGAGCGACAAAAGAGGCGGGGCGCCGAAAAGGAGGCGTCCCGCCGTCGTTCTCGAAGCGGTACAGTGGCGTCTATTGGGGAATGTCGCCCTCGACGCCCTCGACGAACCAGTTCATGGAGAGCATTTCGGCATCGGACATCGTCGTTCCCTCGGGGACGACGACGTCGCCCTTCTGGTTGCTGACGGGCCCGGCGAAGACGTCCCACTGGCCGTCGACGATGCGGGCCTTCTCGGAGGCCACGAGGTCGCGGACCTCCTGAGGAACGTCGGCGCCGAAGGGAGCGAGGTCGACGAAGCCCTCTTTGAGTCCCCACCAGATGTCCTCCGACTTCCACGTGCCCGCCGTGACCTGGCCGACGACGTACTTGTAGTAGGCGCCCCAGTCCCAGACGGGAGCCGTCAGGTGCTTCGTCGGAGCGTATTTGGACATGTCGTTGTTGTAGCCCACGACGTAGACGCCGGCCTCCTCGGCGGCCTGAGGCGTGGCGCCCGTGTCGGCGTGCATGGCGATGACGTCGGCGCCGGCGTCGATGAGGGCCTTGGCGGCCTCCTTTTCCTTGCCGGGGTCGAACCAGGAGAAGAGCCAGATGACCTTGACCTTCACATCGGGGTTGACCTTGCGGGCTCCGACGGTGAAGGCGTTGATGCCGCGGATGACTTCGGGAATGGGATGGGCCGCCACATAGCCGATGACGTTGTTCTTCGACATGCTCCCGGCGACGAGACCGGAGAGGTAGCGGGCCTGGTACATGCGGCCGAAATAGGTGCCCACGTTATCGGCGCGCTTGAATCCCGAGCAGTGGAGGAACATGACGTCGGGGTACTTCTTGGCCACGTCCTGGACGAAGTCCATGTAGCCGAAGGAGGTGGCGAAAATGACCTTGGCGCCGTTGCGGATGAAGGTCTCCATGACGCGGGCCGAATCGGGGCCCTCGGGAACGGACTCGACGAGACTCGACGTGACGCCGGGATAGGCCTCTTCCATGGCGACGCGCCCCTTGTCGTGCATGTAGGTCCACCCGCCGTCTCCTACGGGGCCGATGTAGACCCAGCCCACCTTCAGATTCTCCGGTGCGATGGCCTCGAAGGCCAGGGCCGCGCCGGCAAAGCCGACCACAAGCGCGACGACAAGCGACAGCAACAATCCCTTTCTCATACCCTGATCCGCCCCCTTCACAAAATGGGTACTTCGACGATCTGACCGAACATTCACTAACAATCTATCGAGAAAAGCCCTGAAAGTCAATGAAGACCTCGCTTATAATAGGAAAGGGTCGGGCCTCTCCGCCCCTTATACCGTGACGCCTAAGGAGCGAAAGGCATGCCAAGCAAGGACCGCTACCACCGCACCTACCCCGTCTCATGGGATCAGCTTCACCGCGACAGCCGGGCCCTCTCGTGGCGTCTCCTCGACATGGGACGGAAATGGGAACGGATCGTCGCCGTCGTCCGCGGCGGCCTCGTCCCCGCCGCCGTCATCGCCCGCGAGCTGGACATCCACTTCGTCGACACCGTCTGCATCTCGAGCTACACCATCCGCGACCAGGGGGAAATGTCGGTCCTGAAGAAGCTCGAAGGCGGCGGCAGGAACTGGCTCATCATCGACGACCTCGTCGATACGGGAAAGACGGCCCGCATGGTCCGCCAGATGCTCCCCGAGGCCCATTTCGCCACCGTCTACTCCAAGCCCGACGGACGCCCCCTGGTGGACACCTTCGTCACGGAGGTGAGCCAGGACACGTGGATCCTCTTCCCCTGGGACTCGGAGGTCCAGTTCGTCGAACCCCTCGTCCAGAACCGCCACGAAGAATGACGCCGGGGCCCGGCGAAGAGATGAACCTTTGCAGCGGCGTTCATGATATTGTCAACCTGGCGATGAATGACGGGGCTGTTTCTTGAGCGTTGGCCTCCTGCCTTCGAAGTCCGACGCGACGAAGAGACGGAAAAACGTCGGG
The DNA window shown above is from Aminithiophilus ramosus and carries:
- a CDS encoding ABC transporter ATP-binding protein is translated as MTAPSPLVDLRGITKVFLGTAANDGVDFDVRPGEVHALLGENGAGKSTLMNVLCGLYRPDGGKLFVSGREVRFRSPGDAIAAGIGMVHQHFMLIPVQTVWENMILGQEGLDFVLGKRAICRRIAELADRYGLHVDPERPVWQLSIGEQQRVAILRMLYREAKVLILDEPTAVLTPQEARRLFETLTRMKAEGHGIVFISHKLDEVAEIADRVTILRRGRKIGTVSASGVGPEELAEMMIGSPVPSAVNKRNVTSGEVLLRAEGICARGDKDLPVLHDLSLSLRRGEILGLAGVDGNGQTELCEALVGLRPLTGGSLFFGERDMTGASVRDSLVSGIRYIPADRRGTGLVPTMNLRENYALRHYWRRAYGKGPFLAWEALAGQTGRVAERFDVVSPSLGIPVRMLSGGNLQKLMLARELDGEPQVVVAMQPTWGLDVGATAFVRERLLDARSKGAAVFLVSEDLEELLALSDRLAVIHKGRLMGLLDDPRKATEEMLGLMMAGRPLESLKEEACDGEDRKAL
- a CDS encoding BMP family ABC transporter substrate-binding protein, translated to MRKGLLLSLVVALVVGFAGAALAFEAIAPENLKVGWVYIGPVGDGGWTYMHDKGRVAMEEAYPGVTSSLVESVPEGPDSARVMETFIRNGAKVIFATSFGYMDFVQDVAKKYPDVMFLHCSGFKRADNVGTYFGRMYQARYLSGLVAGSMSKNNVIGYVAAHPIPEVIRGINAFTVGARKVNPDVKVKVIWLFSWFDPGKEKEAAKALIDAGADVIAMHADTGATPQAAEEAGVYVVGYNNDMSKYAPTKHLTAPVWDWGAYYKYVVGQVTAGTWKSEDIWWGLKEGFVDLAPFGADVPQEVRDLVASEKARIVDGQWDVFAGPVSNQKGDVVVPEGTTMSDAEMLSMNWFVEGVEGDIPQ
- the gpt gene encoding xanthine phosphoribosyltransferase, which encodes MPSKDRYHRTYPVSWDQLHRDSRALSWRLLDMGRKWERIVAVVRGGLVPAAVIARELDIHFVDTVCISSYTIRDQGEMSVLKKLEGGGRNWLIIDDLVDTGKTARMVRQMLPEAHFATVYSKPDGRPLVDTFVTEVSQDTWILFPWDSEVQFVEPLVQNRHEE